The proteins below are encoded in one region of Sulfolobus islandicus Y.N.15.51:
- a CDS encoding glycosyltransferase, with the protein MVYKAYVSREELLNTVSEARCLVYPSHEDSFSLAILEAITMGTPVVAYDISGPKSVYSGLSSVRFVDEFNIKSMATEVVKILKMTDDEYNSLIYNDKMDKFIEKYTDWNLVVERYYRNLMSLL; encoded by the coding sequence ATAGTATACAAAGCTTACGTAAGTAGGGAAGAATTACTTAATACCGTATCTGAAGCAAGATGCTTAGTATATCCTTCTCATGAAGACTCTTTTTCTCTGGCTATATTGGAAGCAATAACTATGGGAACTCCAGTAGTGGCATACGACATCTCTGGACCTAAATCGGTATATAGCGGATTAAGCTCTGTAAGATTCGTAGATGAGTTTAACATAAAATCTATGGCAACTGAAGTCGTAAAGATTTTAAAAATGACCGATGATGAGTACAACTCCCTTATTTATAACGACAAAATGGATAAATTCATTGAAAAATATACCGATTGGAATTTAGTAGTTGAGAGATATTACAGAAACTTAATGTCATTATTATAA